DNA from Sulfurimonas gotlandica GD1:
AGTTATAACATTTCCATTTGCACTAACATTAATGTCAGCTGCAAATTCTACAGGTAATTTACCAATTCTTGACATGCTATCTCCCTACCAAACTGTACACATAACTTCGCCACCAATGCCAAGCTCATAAGCTTTGTCATTAGCAAGTACGCCATGTGATGTACTAACAATAATAGTTCCGTAACCATTTTTGAAACGTTTGATATCTTCTTTACCTTTGTAAACACGTCTACCAGGCTTAGAAACTCTTTGAATCTCATTAATTACACATTTTTCATTTTCATCGTACTTAAGTACAACTTTGATCGTCTTCTTAACGCCGTCTTCAACAACGTTACAACTCTCAATATAACCTTTATCTACTAAGATATTTGCTACAGCTTCAACACTCTTAGAGTGAACTAAAGTAGTAACTGGTAATCTTCTCATACCTGCATTACGTACACGCGTTAACGCATCTGATACTAGATCATTTATTGCCATTATTTTTCCTTGACTTTGTAATTACTTTAGTCTAAACCAAAGTAAAAACTAATAATTAGAAGTTTCCTCTTGGATTACCAAGAAGACTTTCTAACACCTGGGATTAATCCCTCGTTTGCCATCTTTCTAAAACAGATACGGCAGATTCCGAAGTCACGTAGTACTGAATGTGGACGTCCACAGATTTGACATCTAGTATATCCACGTACTTTAAACTTAGGTTCTCTTTTCGCTTTAGCGATCATAGACTTCTTAGCCATTAGTTGCTCCCTTTACTAAAAGGCATACCAATTTTCTCTAAAAGAGCAAATCCCGCCTTATCTGAATCAGCAGTTGTTACAACTGTGATATTCATACCATGAATTTGCATGATTGAATCATAATTAATCTCTGGAAAAATTAGTTGCTCTTGAAGACCGAAGTTATAGTTACCACGACCATCAAAACCATTTCTTGGAACACCACGGAAATCTTTTACACGTGGAAGTGCAATAGATATTAGACGATCAAGAAAGTTATACATGTTTTCACCACGAAGTGTAACACGTATACCAACTGGCATACCTTCACGAACTTTAAAACCAGCAACTGATTTCTTAGCGATTACAGTAGTTGCTTTTTGACCAGCAATTTTAGTAATTGTATCTTCAATGTTTTGGATAAGTTTATTATCTTTCATTGCAAAACCAGCACCAACAGAGATAATGATTTTATCTACTTTTGGAGTTTGCATTGGATTAGCAATACTTAAATCAGCTTGTAATTCAGATTTTAAACCTAAATATTTTTCTTTTAAACGAGCCATCTAATTATGCCTCCACTTTACGTACATTTGAAACATCTATTGGCATCTCTTTATTGATATGTCCGCCCTTAGTGTTATCTTCTGTTGGTTTGATTGCTTTCTTAGCTACTTTACAACCCTCAACTATCACCTTATTTTTCTTAGGTAATACTTCAAGTACAGTAGCTTTAGTTCCGCGATCATCACCAGCGATAATTTCTACAGTATCGCCTTTTTTGAAATTAAACTTTGCCATTAAACAACCTCCGGTGCAAGAGATACGATTTTCATAAATCCAGCATAACGAACTTCACGACCAACAGGTCCGAAGATACGAGTACCGATAGGCTCTCTCTTGTCATCAAGTATTACAGCAGCATTGTCATCAAAACGAATAAGAGAACCATTTTCACGGTGAACCTCTTTTGCAGTTCTAACGATAACAGCTTTAACAACTTTGCCTTTTTTAACTTTAGCAGTTGGTGTCGCTTTTTTCACAGAAGCAACGATAACGTCACCTATTGAAGCGTAACGACGCTTTGAACCACCAAGTACCTTAATACACATAATCTCTTTTGCACCTGTATTATCAGCTACAACTAAACGAGTAAAACCTTGTATCATTAGTTAACTCCTGATACAACTGTTTTAAGTCTAAAAGATTTAGTCTTAGAAAGTGGACGACATTCGATTGCGATAATCTCGTCTCCAACTTTTACTTCGTTACGCTCATCATGTACTAAGTACTTTTTGAAACGTTTTACAACTTTGTGGTAACGAGGATGCATTACACGACGCTCAACAACCATAGAGACTGTTTTATCGCCTGCAATTGTAACTACTTTACCTTGAATTTCACGCTTATGTGTCATACCAAGCCCCTAGTTTGCCACTGCATTAAGCGCAGTGTTGATTTTAGCAATATCTTTTTTAGCAACACGAAGTTCGCTAGTATTATTTAATTGCATCATCTTCTGTTTAATTTTTAAAGTAAACAGTTGTGTTTTCTTTTCTTTCAGCATAACATTAAGTTCTGCTGAATTTTTATCTGCTAAATCAGAATATTTCATTGCTCATCTCCGCAGTAATTATTTTAGTTTTGAATGGTAACTTGTGCATAGCAAGAGTTAGCGCTTCACGAGCTAAATCATGTGGAACACCAGCCATTTCAAAAATTATACGACCTGGTTTAATGTTCATAACCCATTGGTCAACTGAACCTTTACCCTTACCCATACGAGTTTCAAGAGGCTTAGCAGTTAACGGTTTAGCAGGGAATACACGAATCCAAATCTTACCATTTCTTTTAATGTGACGAGTAGCTGAAATACGAGCTGACTCAATCTGACGTGAGTTAATACGACCTGCTTCAACCGCTTTAAATGCGATATCACCAAATGCTAATGTATAACCTGAACGAGCGTAACCACGGTTACGACCCTTCATTACTTTACGATATTTTGTTCTCTTTGGCATTAACATGATTAATCAGCCTTTCTCGGAGCACGCTTTCTTGGGCGCTCTTGTTTCTCTTGTTTCTCTTCTTTTGCTTCTGCAGGGATACCTTTAGTAAGTACCTCACCTTTGAAAATCCATACTTTTACACCGATAATTCCGTATGTAGTATGAGCTTCTGCAAAACCATAATCAATTTTTGCACGAAGTGTATGTAAAGGAACACGTCCCTCTAAGTACCACTCAGTACGAGCCATTCAGCTCCACCAAGACGACCAGAAACTGAAACTTTAATACCTTTAGCACCTGAACGTTGTGCACCTTGCATAACTTTCTTCATAGCACGACGGAAAGCAACACGACGCTCTAGTTGTGTAGCAACATTCTCAGCAACAAGTTGTGCTGAAGTTTGAGCTTTCTTTTCTTCTTTGATATTAACAGCAACTGTTTTACCAATAAGCTTTTGAAGAGAATCTTTAAGTTTCTCGATGTCCGCACCTTTTTTACCAATAATGATACCAGGGCGAGCTGCAACGATAGTTACGCGAAGTCTCTTGATTGTTCTTTCTATAATAATGTTAGCAACACCAGCATAGTAAAGCTCTTTTTTCAAATATGTACGAATCTTGTGATCTTCACCTAAACTCTCTGCAGCAGTTTTAAAATTAGGGAACCAACGGCTCTCCCAATTGCGGTTTATACCAAGACGTAAACCAATAGGATTAACTTTTTGACCCATATTATTTACCCTCTACTTCTACTAAGATATGTGCTGTTGGCTTTCTGATTCCAGATGCCATACCACGTGCTCTTGGACGGAATCTCTTAAGAACTGGACCATTATCAACACGACATGATGTAATAGTACAATCTTCAGCTTCACTACCACTGTTAGCAACTGCAGATGCAATTACTTTAGCGATAATTTTAGCTGCCTTATTTGGAGTAAATTCTAAAGATGCTAATGCAAGTTCTGCATTCATCCCTTGAACTTCTCTTGCGATAAGACGAGATTTAATTGGCGAAACACGGATAAATTTCAATAATGCTCTAGCCATGATTACCCCTTCTTCTGAACTGAGCCCTTATGGCCCTTAAAAATGTACGAGTTGGTGCGAATTCACCAAGTTTATATCCAATATGATTCTCTGTAACATGTACAGGAATAAATTGACGTCCGTTGTGAACATTTAATGTAAAACCAACCATCGCAGGAATAATCATAGATCTTCTTGACCAAGTTTTAATAGGTTTTTTGTTGCCTTCAGCTTTAGCTGTTTCAACTTTTTTCATTAAATGGTCATCAACAAATGGACCTTTTTTTACTGAACGAGCCATATTAGCCTACCCTTTTTGCATTTGGTTTACGGCGAGTAATAATTAATTTATCACTAGCTTTCTTACGACGAGTTTTAGCACCCTTCGTTGGTTTACCCCATGGAGTAACTGGATGACGACCTGAGTTCGTTTTACCTTCACCACCACCATGCGGGTGATCAATAGGATTCATTGCTGAACCACGAGTTTGAGGACGAATACCTAAGTGACGTTGACGACCAGCTTTTGCGATAACAATGTTACCAAACTCTTCGTTACCAACTATACCAACAGTAGCTAAACACTCACCTAATACTAAACGCATTTCAGATGAAGGCATACGAAGTGAAACATACTTACCGTCACGACCCATAATCTGAGCAGAAGTTCCAGCAGCACGACACATTTGTCCACCTTTACCAGTCTTAAGCTCAATGTTGTGTACAGTTGTACCAACCGGAATATTCATAAGTTTCATTGTATTACCAGCTTTAACATCCAAACCAGATGCAGCTGATTCAATTGTATCACCAACATTTAAACCTTTTGGTTGAAGAATATATCTCTTCTCACCATCAGCATAGTTGATAAGTGCAATTCTACAGTTACGGTATGGATCATACTCGATAGCTGCTACAGTACCTGGGATATCAAATTTATTTCTTTTGAAATCAATAATACGATAAAGTTTTTTAGCACCAGCTTGTCTATGACGAGACGTGATACGACCATTGTTGTTACGACCTGCATGAGTAGGTAACTTAACTAGTAATGAACGAACACTTGCTTTTGCAGTAATGTCTGACGAATCAACATTAGTGAAAAAACGACGAGATGGAGTTACCGGTTTATAAGTTTTAATTGCCATCTTATACCGCCAAACTTTCTATTTGTGCACCCTCTGGTAACTTAACATAAAACTTTTTAAAGTCATTTTGTTTACCAGCAACACCACGGAAACGTTTAACTTTTCCGCTTTGATTAAGTGAGTTAATATTACTTGGAACGATTCCAAAATACTCACGAAAAACCTCTTTAAGACCTGTTTTAGTCATACGTGGTGAAGTTTGTACAACGATAACGTTGTCTTCTTGCATACCTAATGTCTTCTCTGTATATAGTATAGATTTAATATCTGTAATATCTGCCATTATTTAGCCTCACCTACAAGAATTTCCCATATCGATCACTATTGAACGATAATTCGCAGCTAAATAAGCATTTAATTCATTTGCTTCTACTACATAAGTAGGTGCAAGATTCTCAAACGCTAAATAAGTTTTTTCATCTAATATAGATTTTACTATCAATACATCTCTTTGGTTTAAAGCTTTAAAGATTGCCGCAGCATCTTTTGTTTTACCAGATGTAACTTCTAGTGTATCTACGATGAATAGACTACCATTTTGAGCATGTTCATTCAAAGCAAAGTTTAAAGCAAGTTTTTTCTGCTTTTTATTTACTTTTAAATCGTAGTTACGGTTATTGCTAGGACCAAATGCCTGACCACCACCTACGAATATAGGAGAACGACGAGAACCAGCACGAGCACGTCCGCCACCTTTTTGAGCCCATGGCTTCTTACCACCACCTCTTACTTCACTTCTACCTTTAGCAGTCGCAGAGTTTGCACGTTGTGCAGCTTGAGCAGACTTAACATATAGGTATAGGTTATGAGGATTGATTCCTGAAAAACTCTCAGGTAATGCTAACTCAGAAGCTTTTTCCATTTTTTCATTTAAAACGATTGCGCTCATTATTTAGTTACCTCCACACGACCTAGAGAACCGTTAGCACCAGAAACTGAACCAACAACCACAAGGATCTTGTTTTCAGCGTCATAAGAAACTATCTCATTCTTTACACAATTTTGTGTATTTCCATATTGTCCAGGCATTTTCTTACCCTTCATTACACGACCTGGCCACTCTGCATTACCGATTGAACCTGTTCTACGACCAAATCTATGACCGTGAGATGCAGGACCACCAGAGAAATTCCAACGCTTCATTGCTCCAGAAAAACCGCGACCTTTAGTAGTGAATCTTGATTTTACAACACTAGCTTCTGCTAATGGAGCAAAGTCTAAATCACCAGCTTCAGTGTTAGCTACTTCTAAAGTAACTAAACGGTTAAACTCAGATGAAAGATTGTATTTCTTTTGCTGACCTTCAATTGACTTGTTCATTTTTTTACCGCTGTTGTAAGCTACAATTGCAGTACCTTCATTAACTTCACATACTTTAGCATCTAGTACTCTTAAAAGAGTAACAGGCTTACTTGGTACTGTGATTGTACGGCTCATACCGATTTTTTCAACAATATATTCCACGACCTACTCCTACTTATCCATAGAGCGAACTTCAACGTCCACTTCCGGTGCAAGATCAAGCTTCATTAGAGAATCTACTGTTTCTGGCGTTGCAGAAACGATATCAATAACTCTAGCGTGCATACGGATCTCAAACTGCTCACGAGCTTTTTTGTTACGTGAACTGATTTCAATACTGTGT
Protein-coding regions in this window:
- the rplV gene encoding 50S ribosomal protein L22; protein product: MARALLKFIRVSPIKSRLIAREVQGMNAELALASLEFTPNKAAKIIAKVIASAVANSGSEAEDCTITSCRVDNGPVLKRFRPRARGMASGIRKPTAHILVEVEGK
- the rplC gene encoding 50S ribosomal protein L3, which gives rise to MEYIVEKIGMSRTITVPSKPVTLLRVLDAKVCEVNEGTAIVAYNSGKKMNKSIEGQQKKYNLSSEFNRLVTLEVANTEAGDLDFAPLAEASVVKSRFTTKGRGFSGAMKRWNFSGGPASHGHRFGRRTGSIGNAEWPGRVMKGKKMPGQYGNTQNCVKNEIVSYDAENKILVVVGSVSGANGSLGRVEVTK
- the rplB gene encoding 50S ribosomal protein L2 produces the protein MAIKTYKPVTPSRRFFTNVDSSDITAKASVRSLLVKLPTHAGRNNNGRITSRHRQAGAKKLYRIIDFKRNKFDIPGTVAAIEYDPYRNCRIALINYADGEKRYILQPKGLNVGDTIESAASGLDVKAGNTMKLMNIPVGTTVHNIELKTGKGGQMCRAAGTSAQIMGRDGKYVSLRMPSSEMRLVLGECLATVGIVGNEEFGNIVIAKAGRQRHLGIRPQTRGSAMNPIDHPHGGGEGKTNSGRHPVTPWGKPTKGAKTRRKKASDKLIITRRKPNAKRVG
- the rplN gene encoding 50S ribosomal protein L14, translated to MIQGFTRLVVADNTGAKEIMCIKVLGGSKRRYASIGDVIVASVKKATPTAKVKKGKVVKAVIVRTAKEVHRENGSLIRFDDNAAVILDDKREPIGTRIFGPVGREVRYAGFMKIVSLAPEVV
- the rpsH gene encoding 30S ribosomal protein S8 gives rise to the protein MAINDLVSDALTRVRNAGMRRLPVTTLVHSKSVEAVANILVDKGYIESCNVVEDGVKKTIKVVLKYDENEKCVINEIQRVSKPGRRVYKGKEDIKRFKNGYGTIIVSTSHGVLANDKAYELGIGGEVMCTVW
- the rplP gene encoding 50S ribosomal protein L16 translates to MLMPKRTKYRKVMKGRNRGYARSGYTLAFGDIAFKAVEAGRINSRQIESARISATRHIKRNGKIWIRVFPAKPLTAKPLETRMGKGKGSVDQWVMNIKPGRIIFEMAGVPHDLAREALTLAMHKLPFKTKIITAEMSNEIF
- the rpmC gene encoding 50S ribosomal protein L29, giving the protein MKYSDLADKNSAELNVMLKEKKTQLFTLKIKQKMMQLNNTSELRVAKKDIAKINTALNAVAN
- a CDS encoding type Z 30S ribosomal protein S14, giving the protein MAKKSMIAKAKREPKFKVRGYTRCQICGRPHSVLRDFGICRICFRKMANEGLIPGVRKSSW
- the rplE gene encoding 50S ribosomal protein L5, which translates into the protein MARLKEKYLGLKSELQADLSIANPMQTPKVDKIIISVGAGFAMKDNKLIQNIEDTITKIAGQKATTVIAKKSVAGFKVREGMPVGIRVTLRGENMYNFLDRLISIALPRVKDFRGVPRNGFDGRGNYNFGLQEQLIFPEINYDSIMQIHGMNITVVTTADSDKAGFALLEKIGMPFSKGSN
- the rplX gene encoding 50S ribosomal protein L24, translating into MAKFNFKKGDTVEIIAGDDRGTKATVLEVLPKKNKVIVEGCKVAKKAIKPTEDNTKGGHINKEMPIDVSNVRKVEA
- the rpsQ gene encoding 30S ribosomal protein S17 is translated as MTHKREIQGKVVTIAGDKTVSMVVERRVMHPRYHKVVKRFKKYLVHDERNEVKVGDEIIAIECRPLSKTKSFRLKTVVSGVN
- the rplD gene encoding 50S ribosomal protein L4; this translates as MMSAIVLNEKMEKASELALPESFSGINPHNLYLYVKSAQAAQRANSATAKGRSEVRGGGKKPWAQKGGGRARAGSRRSPIFVGGGQAFGPSNNRNYDLKVNKKQKKLALNFALNEHAQNGSLFIVDTLEVTSGKTKDAAAIFKALNQRDVLIVKSILDEKTYLAFENLAPTYVVEANELNAYLAANYRSIVIDMGNSCR
- a CDS encoding 50S ribosomal protein L23 → MADITDIKSILYTEKTLGMQEDNVIVVQTSPRMTKTGLKEVFREYFGIVPSNINSLNQSGKVKRFRGVAGKQNDFKKFYVKLPEGAQIESLAV